A single region of the Nisaea sediminum genome encodes:
- a CDS encoding choline ABC transporter substrate-binding protein, producing MLKSRIAFAAALAAGLLSSGGAFADNHCSTVRFSDVGWTDITATTAATTTVLEAMGYKTDVKVLSVPVTYASMKNKDIDVFLGNWMPTMEGDIAKYRDEGSVDTTGVNLYGAKYTLAVPKYAYDAGLKSFADIANFKDKLDGKIYGIEPGNDGNRLILDMIEKDAFGLKGFDVVESSEQGMLAQVARAVKKEEPVVFLGWEPHPMNANFEMAYLSGGDDYFGPDLGGATVYTNTRAGYSKECPNVGRLLDNLMFSLRMENEIMGAILNDGDEPKDAAKKWLKANAGILDAWLSGVTTADGQAALPAVRKALGL from the coding sequence ATGCTGAAATCCAGAATTGCGTTCGCCGCCGCTCTGGCTGCGGGACTGCTGTCCTCAGGGGGCGCGTTCGCCGACAACCATTGCTCGACCGTCCGTTTCTCCGACGTCGGCTGGACCGACATCACGGCGACGACGGCTGCGACCACCACCGTGCTCGAGGCGATGGGCTACAAGACGGACGTGAAGGTGCTTTCCGTTCCGGTGACCTATGCCTCGATGAAGAACAAGGATATCGACGTCTTCCTCGGCAACTGGATGCCGACCATGGAAGGCGATATCGCGAAATACCGCGACGAGGGGTCGGTGGATACCACCGGGGTCAATCTCTACGGCGCGAAATACACCCTCGCGGTGCCGAAATACGCCTACGACGCCGGTCTGAAGAGCTTTGCCGATATCGCAAATTTCAAGGACAAGCTCGATGGCAAGATCTACGGCATCGAGCCGGGCAATGACGGCAACCGCCTGATCCTCGACATGATCGAGAAGGACGCCTTCGGCCTGAAGGGGTTCGACGTGGTCGAATCCTCCGAGCAGGGCATGCTGGCCCAGGTCGCCCGCGCGGTGAAGAAAGAGGAGCCGGTGGTCTTCCTCGGCTGGGAACCGCATCCGATGAACGCCAATTTCGAGATGGCCTATCTCTCAGGCGGCGATGACTATTTCGGCCCCGACCTCGGCGGCGCCACGGTCTATACCAACACCCGCGCGGGATATTCCAAGGAATGCCCGAATGTCGGCCGGCTGCTCGACAACCTCATGTTCTCGCTCCGCATGGAGAACGAGATCATGGGCGCGATCCTGAATGACGGCGACGAGCCGAAGGATGCGGCGAAGAAGTGGCTGAAGGCCAATGCCGGGATCCTCGACGCCTGGCTCTCCGGCGTGACGACGGCTGACGGCCAGGCCGCTTTGCCGGCGGTCCGCAAGGCCCTC